One window of the Triticum dicoccoides isolate Atlit2015 ecotype Zavitan chromosome 3B, WEW_v2.0, whole genome shotgun sequence genome contains the following:
- the LOC119278003 gene encoding TBC1 domain family member 13-like, with the protein MASSPRSPQPAELEISRQSRILAALSKKVIDLDELRMLAAQGVPDGAGVRSTVWKLLLGYLPKDRALWEQELAKKRSQYEAFKDEFLPNTVGGSSTTGGSEGHSDGNAEPVENGFLDRSEIAQDDHPLSLGKTSQWNQVAEHSEMIEQVDRDVKRTHPDIHFFCGDSSFAKSNQDSLRNILIIFAKLNAGIRYVQGMNEILAPLFFVFRNDPDYKNANFAEADSFFCFVELLSGLRDNFCQKLDNSAVGIRGTLFKLSQLLKKYDGELQHHLEITTEVNPQFYAFRWITLLLTQEFNFADIIHIWDTLLSDPDGPQETLLRICCAMLILVRKRLLAGDFSSNLKLLQSYPPTNIGHLLYVANKLQ; encoded by the exons ATGGCGAGCTCGCCGCGATCCCcgcagccggcggagctggagatcTCGCGGCAGTCCCGTATCCTCGCGGCG CTGTCGAAGAAGGTGATAGATCTCGATGAGCTCCGGATGCTCGCTGCGCAGGGCGTCCCGGACGGCGCCGGCGTCCGGTCTACTGTGTGGAAG CTGCTACTGGGCTATCTGCCCAAGGATCGTGCACTGTGGGAGCAGGAGTTGGCAAAAAAGAGGTCACAATATGAAGCCTTCAAAGACGAATTCCTTCCCAACACT GTAGGTGGAAGTAGCACGACTGGGGGATCAGAAGGCCACAGTGACGGAAATGCAGAGCCTGTTGAGAATGGGTTTCTTGACAGGTCGGAGATAGCCCAAGATGATCATCCTTTGAGCCTTGGGAAGACCAGCCAATGGAATCAGGTCGCTGAG CATTCAGAGATGATCGAGCAGGTTGACCGTGATGTAAAACGCACTCACCCTGACATACATTTCTTCTGTGGAGACTCTTCTTTTGCAAAGTCCAATCAG GATTCTCTGAGAAATATATTAATTATCTTTGCCAAGCTGAATGCTGGGATAAGATACGTGCAAGGAATGAATGAAATTTTGGCGCCTCTCTTCTTTGTATTTCGGAATGATCCAGATTATAAAAATGCT AACTTCGCCGAAGCCGATTCTTTCTTTTGCTTCGTGGAGTTGCTTAGTGGGCTTAGAGACAACTTCTGCCAGAAGCTAGACAACAGTGCTGTCGGCATTCGAGGGACGCTCTTCAAATTATCGCAACTCCTAAAGAAGTATGATGGAGAACTTCAGCACCACTTGGAAATAACTACGGAA GTTAATCCCCAGTTCTACGCGTTCAGGTGGATAACACTGCTGTTAACCCAGGAATTCAACTTTGCCGATATTATTCATATATGGGACACTCTGTTAAGTGACCCAGATGGTCCTCAG GAAACCTTGCTGAGAATATGCTGCGCAATGCTGATCCTGGTCCGGAAACGGCTCCTTGCCGGCGACTTCAGCTCCAACCTGAAGCTTCTGCAGAGCTACCCTCCGACGAACATCGGCCACCTCCTCTACGTTGCAAACAAGTTGCAGTGA